The genomic DNA TGACGAACTTAACCATATGAATACCTTGATTTTCGATCTCCAGCCCAGTATCCTGTTCCTACAAATCGGTGCCAATGATATGGGCTTCAATCTGTCAGAAAAAACAATGATGCAAAATTACGATCAAATCATGACTCAAGTTGCTAGTAAACTACCGGATACACAGGTCTATATTATGGCTTATTATCCTATCAATACAGTTGCCGACTTTAACACCGCCGATGATCCCCATCCGAATATCGCGCAACATCGGACCAACGCAATGACAAGGGCTGCAAATATTAAAGTTAAAGCCCTGGCTGCAAAGCATAACTTTGACTTCATTGACCTGAATGCCGGACTAGCTGATACTGATGGTAACTTAAAGAAAGAGCTCACTTTTGATGGCCTTCATCCACTACCCGCTGGCTATGACATTATCTTTAATAATATGTCACCTTATTTGAAATAGGTATGCTTAGTTCAGCTGTATGACTTAGCATCAAAAAAAACGCCGCGCTAGAATTACAAGTATCCTAGTACGGCGTTTTTAAACAAGCTTATTCTAATTAATATGATGTGATCAACTTAGCGCTTCGTGCTGTATTCAAATATGGTCGTTTAGTTAAACCAGCTCTTAACCCCACGCCACATCCGAACAAAAATGTTCGCTTTGTCGATCGACTTCTTAGGCGTTACATTAATTGTCAGGTTCTTACTCGTCGTGCCGTCAACTACCTTAATCGCTTTCTTGCTTAGGTTCAAGTTAACGGTACCGACTGTTTTGCCATTCTTAACGGGCGCTTGTAACTTGCCAGCCGTTGTTGCTGACTTCTTCAAGCTGACCTTACCAGTAACAGCACTAGCATCCGTCCCCGTTGGCAAGTAAATCTTAGTCGCACCACTATTTGAAACCAGTTGTGACGTCAACGACTTCCCATCTTGAACGTCAACGGCCTTCACGCCATTGATTTTGCCATTCTTGTTAATGGTCATCGTGGTGTAATTATGATAGACATATGACATAATTTCGGCAGTCTGCGTGAAGCGTTCCGTCCCACTATCATTAGCAGCACCGGCATGCATCACAACGGTAATAATACGGTTACCATTACTGAACTTGACGGTCCCCGTA from Lactiplantibacillus paraplantarum includes the following:
- a CDS encoding GDSL-type esterase/lipase family protein, translated to MTNESIQLTNLDPRIIQFQNNIREKYSAANQTALKGQIVITGSSTVEIFPIEKLQTKLHLKHKIYNRGIRATTTADELNHMNTLIFDLQPSILFLQIGANDMGFNLSEKTMMQNYDQIMTQVASKLPDTQVYIMAYYPINTVADFNTADDPHPNIAQHRTNAMTRAANIKVKALAAKHNFDFIDLNAGLADTDGNLKKELTFDGLHPLPAGYDIIFNNMSPYLK